One stretch of Ornithinimicrobium ciconiae DNA includes these proteins:
- a CDS encoding polysaccharide biosynthesis tyrosine autokinase, with translation MQINELLAILRTRWRIIVATILAVVSVAAVITLQTPPTYQAHTRVYLSAQGDQGSVNMYQMPTAELSTILEVAQSPVVLTPVQEQLGLEPGQILSVNAAAETGTPLIDINVSARTPEAAAEVATAVANKLAEVSPDFSQMLAASGGEVQAQTIVAASPPGSPSSPNVARNLALALLAGLFLGIGFALLRHNLDTRVRTAQDLADMSGHPVLATIPLRKGGDEHQVFMETDPFGSHAEAIRRLRTNLMFVDVTTRKHSFLVTSPMPSEGKTTTAVNLALAMADAGTKVVLVDADLRHPSVAKTMELEGGVGLTTVLLGRATLDDMLIRWGRSDLYILPAGEIPPNPSELLGSEAMHDLFVELRERFDFVLVDTPPVLPVTDATVVDKLTGGSLMVVAANRTRKRHVAEALRTFEMSGATLAGTALNMAPVDTASYYGYYRQEMDANGGDTDADEQTLLMEATRPRSAARSRARR, from the coding sequence GTGCAGATCAACGAACTGCTCGCCATCCTGCGGACCAGGTGGCGCATCATCGTGGCCACCATCCTGGCCGTGGTCAGCGTGGCAGCGGTGATCACCCTGCAGACCCCACCGACCTATCAGGCCCACACCCGCGTCTACCTGTCGGCCCAGGGCGACCAGGGCTCGGTCAACATGTATCAGATGCCCACGGCGGAGCTGAGCACCATCCTCGAGGTCGCCCAGTCACCCGTGGTGCTCACCCCGGTGCAGGAGCAGCTGGGCCTGGAGCCCGGGCAGATCCTCAGCGTCAACGCTGCGGCCGAGACCGGCACCCCGCTGATCGACATCAACGTCTCGGCCCGCACCCCTGAGGCCGCGGCCGAGGTCGCTACCGCAGTGGCCAACAAGCTGGCCGAGGTCTCCCCGGACTTCTCCCAGATGCTGGCCGCCTCCGGCGGCGAGGTGCAGGCCCAGACGATCGTGGCGGCCAGCCCGCCCGGCTCACCGAGCAGCCCCAATGTCGCTCGCAACCTGGCTCTGGCCCTGCTGGCCGGGCTGTTCCTGGGGATCGGCTTTGCGCTGCTGCGCCACAACCTGGACACCCGGGTGCGCACCGCCCAGGACCTGGCCGACATGTCCGGCCACCCGGTGCTCGCGACGATCCCGCTGCGCAAGGGCGGTGACGAACACCAGGTCTTCATGGAGACCGACCCCTTCGGCTCGCACGCCGAGGCGATCCGCCGGCTGCGCACCAACCTGATGTTTGTCGACGTCACGACCCGCAAGCACTCGTTCCTGGTCACCTCACCGATGCCCAGCGAGGGCAAGACCACCACCGCCGTCAACCTGGCCCTGGCGATGGCTGATGCCGGCACCAAGGTCGTCCTGGTCGACGCGGACCTGCGCCACCCCTCGGTCGCCAAGACGATGGAGCTGGAGGGCGGCGTCGGGCTGACCACCGTGCTCCTGGGACGGGCCACGCTGGACGACATGCTGATCCGCTGGGGTCGCAGCGACCTCTATATCCTGCCGGCCGGTGAGATCCCGCCCAACCCCAGCGAGCTGCTCGGCTCGGAGGCGATGCACGACCTGTTCGTCGAGCTCCGCGAGCGGTTCGACTTCGTGCTCGTCGACACCCCACCAGTCCTGCCGGTGACGGATGCCACCGTGGTGGACAAGCTCACCGGTGGCTCGCTCATGGTCGTCGCGGCCAACCGCACCCGCAAGCGGCACGTGGCCGAGGCGCTGCGCACCTTTGAGATGTCCGGCGCCACCCTCGCCGGCACCGCGCTCAATATGGCGCCGGTCGACACCGCGTCCTACTACGGCTACTACCGCCAGGAGATGGACGCCAACGGTGGAGACACCGATGCCGACGAGCAGACCCTGCTGATGGAGGCCACCCGGCCCCGCTCGGCTGCCCGTTCGCGCGCCCGCCGCTGA
- a CDS encoding nucleotidyltransferase family protein has translation MSVLPDLVPRRVRAAFAHAAVQQAADRIGIRLLHIKGVAVDEELRSPGGGTDADILVDPAAVGHLIAELTALGWESYSDFVTGSPFGHAATMAHPHWGYADLHRYFPGMHRDPVRTFEVLWADRRTAEIAGMPCPVPSPSGQGLVLLLNNLRNRRSVLNDARVQSLRENEPAWQEVVDLVPRVGAEVAFDAALGRLEEHRGEGEYWMWKATLEDSSRSAEWLARVRAARTLREKVALVGRLPLVNTDALGHRLGRAPTGAEISREFVHRGVRGAGELKDAALRRLGRSR, from the coding sequence GTGTCCGTCCTCCCCGACCTGGTGCCCCGACGCGTCCGTGCCGCCTTTGCGCACGCCGCCGTGCAGCAGGCCGCCGACCGGATCGGGATCCGGCTGTTGCACATCAAGGGCGTCGCCGTCGATGAGGAGCTGCGCTCGCCCGGCGGGGGCACCGATGCCGACATCCTGGTCGACCCGGCAGCCGTCGGTCACCTCATCGCCGAGCTGACCGCGCTGGGCTGGGAGTCCTACAGCGACTTCGTCACCGGCTCACCCTTCGGGCACGCCGCCACGATGGCGCACCCGCACTGGGGTTATGCCGACCTGCACCGCTACTTCCCGGGGATGCACCGCGACCCGGTCCGCACCTTTGAGGTGCTCTGGGCCGACCGGCGCACCGCCGAGATCGCGGGTATGCCGTGCCCCGTCCCCTCTCCCTCCGGCCAGGGGCTGGTGCTGCTCCTCAACAACCTGCGCAACCGGCGCTCCGTCCTCAACGACGCTCGCGTCCAGAGCCTTCGTGAGAATGAGCCAGCCTGGCAGGAGGTCGTGGACCTGGTGCCGCGGGTCGGGGCCGAGGTGGCCTTCGATGCGGCGCTGGGCAGGCTGGAGGAGCATCGCGGCGAGGGCGAGTACTGGATGTGGAAGGCGACCCTCGAGGACAGCAGCCGCAGTGCCGAGTGGCTGGCCCGGGTGCGCGCGGCCCGGACCCTGCGGGAGAAGGTGGCCCTGGTGGGACGCCTGCCGTTGGTCAACACCGACGCCCTCGGGCACCGGCTCGGGCGCGCCCCGACCGGGGCGGAGATCTCCCGTGAGTTCGTGCACCGCGGCGTGCGCGGAGCCGGCGAGCTCAAGGACGCGGCCCTGCGCCGGCTGGGACGCTCCCGGTGA
- a CDS encoding sensor histidine kinase, producing the protein MAQAATPSSTVDPWERFGWLMGAIWLVFLAFPIIALATGEAPTVWRVLGIVGILTFAAVYLRCFIVISGVDTWDQVVRTGLRHLAVMALIALALTPLLGVGSLSHLPYIVALAMFSLPLTWAFATAVGAVLLCIIVPLAVGSLTEDWYFILIVSLVALSTGLVRIVEQRGHVHRAAQAELALAAERDRVARDVHDVLGHSLTVVTVKAELAERLIETDPVRAREELAQIQALSRVALAEIRATVSGLRVASLADEVAAADAALTDAGIEADLPEDLSDVDPRHRVLTAWVLREAVTNVVRHSGATRCTVELGPGRLVVADDGRGAVGRREGNGLRGIRERVAAAGGTITLTPGPTGGTVLEVSLD; encoded by the coding sequence ATGGCCCAGGCAGCGACCCCCTCCTCGACGGTCGACCCCTGGGAGCGGTTCGGCTGGCTGATGGGCGCGATCTGGCTGGTCTTCCTGGCCTTCCCGATCATCGCGCTGGCCACGGGCGAGGCTCCGACCGTATGGCGGGTGCTCGGGATCGTCGGGATCCTCACCTTCGCGGCGGTCTATCTGCGGTGCTTCATCGTCATCAGCGGGGTGGACACCTGGGACCAGGTGGTGCGCACCGGTCTGCGCCACCTGGCGGTCATGGCGCTGATCGCCCTGGCGCTGACCCCGCTGCTCGGCGTGGGCTCTCTGTCCCATCTGCCCTACATCGTGGCCCTGGCGATGTTCAGCCTGCCGTTGACCTGGGCCTTCGCGACAGCGGTGGGCGCGGTCCTGCTCTGCATCATCGTCCCGCTCGCGGTGGGGTCACTCACCGAGGACTGGTACTTCATCCTCATCGTCTCCCTGGTGGCACTGTCCACCGGACTGGTCCGCATCGTCGAGCAGCGGGGCCACGTCCACCGGGCGGCGCAGGCCGAGCTGGCCCTGGCCGCCGAGCGCGACCGGGTCGCGCGGGACGTCCACGACGTCCTCGGGCACAGCCTCACCGTGGTCACCGTCAAGGCCGAGCTCGCCGAGCGGCTCATCGAGACCGACCCCGTGCGCGCCCGGGAGGAACTGGCACAGATCCAGGCGTTGAGCCGGGTCGCGCTGGCCGAGATCCGGGCGACCGTCAGTGGCCTGCGGGTCGCGAGCCTGGCGGACGAGGTGGCAGCCGCCGACGCGGCACTGACCGACGCCGGGATCGAGGCCGACCTGCCAGAGGACCTCTCGGACGTCGACCCCCGGCACCGGGTGCTGACGGCATGGGTGCTGCGCGAGGCGGTCACCAATGTGGTGCGGCACAGCGGCGCCACCCGGTGCACCGTCGAGCTGGGCCCGGGGCGGTTGGTGGTGGCCGACGACGGGCGCGGTGCCGTCGGTCGCCGGGAGGGCAACGGCCTGCGCGGCATACGAGAGCGGGTTGCCGCCGCAGGAGGCACCATCACCCTGACCCCGGGACCGACCGGAGGCACCGTCCTGGAGGTATCCCTTGACTGA
- the rfbA gene encoding glucose-1-phosphate thymidylyltransferase RfbA codes for MRGILLAGGTGSRLHPITLGVSKQLVPVYDKPMVYYPLSTLMLAGIRDILVVTTPHDAAGFERLLGDGSRLGISVTYAQQPSPDGIAQAFLIGAEHIGQQTSALVLGDNIFYGSGLGTQLRRFDQLTGAAVFAYRVADPTAYGVVEFDEDGRALSLEEKPTHPRSPYAVPGLYFYDETVVERARDLRPSDRGELEITDLNRSYLREGNLQVEVLPRGTAWLDTGTFDALNDAGNYVRTLEGRQGLKVGCPEEVAWRMGFLTDDELAARAEPLLKSGYGSYLLALLDE; via the coding sequence ATGCGAGGAATCCTGTTGGCCGGGGGCACCGGGTCCCGTCTGCACCCGATCACCCTCGGGGTCAGCAAGCAGCTCGTCCCCGTCTACGACAAGCCGATGGTCTACTACCCGCTGTCCACGCTGATGCTGGCCGGCATCCGGGACATCCTGGTCGTCACCACCCCGCACGACGCCGCCGGTTTCGAGCGGCTGCTCGGGGACGGCTCGCGCCTGGGCATCTCCGTCACCTACGCGCAGCAGCCCAGCCCCGACGGGATCGCGCAGGCCTTCCTGATCGGTGCCGAGCACATCGGTCAGCAGACCAGCGCCCTGGTCCTGGGGGACAACATCTTCTACGGCTCCGGCCTGGGCACGCAGCTGCGGCGGTTCGACCAGCTCACCGGCGCGGCCGTCTTCGCCTACCGCGTGGCCGACCCCACGGCATACGGCGTGGTCGAGTTTGACGAGGACGGCAGGGCCCTGTCCCTGGAGGAGAAGCCCACGCATCCCCGGAGTCCGTATGCCGTCCCGGGGCTCTACTTCTATGACGAGACCGTGGTCGAGCGGGCCCGTGACCTGCGTCCCAGCGACCGCGGCGAGCTGGAGATCACCGACCTCAACCGCAGTTATCTCCGCGAGGGCAACCTGCAGGTCGAGGTGCTGCCGCGCGGCACCGCCTGGCTGGACACCGGCACCTTCGACGCACTGAACGACGCGGGCAACTATGTCCGCACCCTGGAGGGTCGCCAGGGACTCAAGGTCGGCTGCCCGGAGGAGGTCGCCTGGCGGATGGGCTTCCTCACGGACGACGAGCTGGCCGCACGGGCCGAGCCCCTGCTCAAGTCCGGCTACGGCAGCTATCTGCTGGCGCTGCTGGACGAATAG